One genomic segment of Helicoverpa zea isolate HzStark_Cry1AcR chromosome 22, ilHelZeax1.1, whole genome shotgun sequence includes these proteins:
- the LOC124641396 gene encoding uncharacterized protein LOC124641396 yields the protein MTSASSSSARSLFAESKQRLAERVQVNMNNISSLARQIQRGSKSNELLSKAARDMASTEHQIETSEENLKKMQLIGVHMGYQFENIQKSAQLLTEIGEKVNAMQR from the exons ATGACTTCGGCGTCGTCGAGTAGCGCTCGCTCACTGTTCGCCGAATCAAAGCAAAGACTAGCTGAGAGAGTGCAAGtcaatatgaataatatttcgTCTTTGGCCCGGCAAATACAAAGAGGATCTAAGTCCAATGAG TTACTATCCAAAGCAGCTCGAGACATGGCTTCAACGGAGCATCAGATAGAAACCAGTGAAGAGAATCTAAAGAAGATGCAATTAATTGGCGTCCACATGGGGTACCAGTTTGAGAACATACAGAAGTCTGCACAATTGCTCACTGAGATCGGAGAGAAAGTTAATGCTATGCAAAGATGA